One window of Alkaliphilus metalliredigens QYMF genomic DNA carries:
- a CDS encoding acyltransferase, translated as MERVVMEKTGTDELNIIRTLTCLAVIFVHLTAIPVDTLLPDSVHMMIFSFLNRGTKFTTPTFIFLSGFTLFYAYRSRELKYGTFIKKRFKSALIPYFVWTLIYYRFFVNEGTYIPSTSFFLEHLFWAKMSYHLYFIFIIVQFYISFKLFLRGFQKWNPHMLLVGLLITNLLFLRYADFEYMDRTFLRYIFFFGLGCYGARFVDVFREKLTQWKWMLLLGYVAVAGYYAYQFRSYHARYLPVNVFAVEVTWLAFSTMAILTLYAFGFWLSKRSEKTSPVFKLISQSSFYIYLSHPLGIFLAERTWDELGIYSITGRFGLNVIFVYGFSVGGCTLYTYLKMRWQHHQKEKAVAASEMIK; from the coding sequence ATGGAAAGAGTTGTAATGGAAAAGACCGGCACTGATGAACTCAATATCATTAGAACCCTGACTTGTTTAGCTGTGATTTTTGTTCATTTAACAGCGATTCCTGTTGACACACTGCTACCGGATAGTGTGCATATGATGATCTTTTCTTTTTTAAACCGAGGGACTAAATTTACAACACCTACATTTATTTTTTTAAGTGGGTTCACCCTATTTTATGCCTATCGATCTAGAGAATTGAAATATGGAACATTTATTAAGAAACGATTTAAAAGTGCATTGATTCCTTATTTTGTGTGGACATTAATTTATTATCGCTTCTTTGTCAACGAGGGGACCTACATTCCCTCAACTTCATTTTTTCTGGAGCATCTATTCTGGGCTAAAATGAGCTATCATTTGTATTTTATCTTTATCATTGTGCAGTTTTATATTTCATTCAAATTGTTTTTACGGGGATTTCAAAAATGGAATCCCCATATGCTATTAGTGGGATTATTGATCACTAATCTGCTCTTTCTAAGATACGCAGATTTTGAATATATGGATCGGACATTTTTACGGTATATTTTCTTCTTTGGATTAGGCTGCTATGGAGCTCGTTTTGTAGATGTGTTTCGTGAAAAACTCACACAGTGGAAATGGATGCTTTTATTGGGGTATGTAGCAGTAGCTGGATATTATGCCTATCAGTTTCGTAGCTATCATGCCCGCTATCTGCCGGTGAATGTTTTTGCAGTGGAGGTCACCTGGCTGGCATTTTCTACTATGGCCATCCTTACCCTCTATGCCTTTGGATTTTGGCTCTCGAAGCGGAGTGAAAAAACATCTCCGGTATTTAAGCTGATTAGCCAAAGTTCCTTTTATATTTACTTGAGTCATCCTCTAGGGATTTTTCTAGCAGAAAGAACATGGGACGAGCTAGGGATCTACTCCATTACAGGAAGGTTTGGATTGAATGTCATTTTTGTCTATGGGTTCAGTGTTGGGGGATGTACCCTTTACACATATCTAAAGATGAGATGGCAGCATCATCAAAAAGAAAAAGCGGTTGCAGCCAGTGAAATGATAAAGTGA
- a CDS encoding efflux RND transporter periplasmic adaptor subunit: MITTVILAGCSSTTSVEGDEAEPTDDYVAVEVSQVEMRGLANEATLNGRVFSENEVMVLPRTPGIVDCVNVKLGDSVQKDQVLFVLEQDSSVLLGIEQAEEAVKSATKGTEQAAQGIALAENQYKMAKDQYDDAQANLERIKSLYDAGAVPKTQLDQAEMAAADGSLVAARSQITQAEISYQQTLGQLRQAEISVDQARTNLNHLEVKAPASGIISTLDLRVGQMVTNAQPVATIVDVNALYIQFELPENMINQFKRGQEVVVSIPAANVRDAKATVGLVSAATDQRTQLYPVRIDLTKSGDLVRPGSTGEVQVATNQTGNALIIESRAILNQDNETLVYVVENDHAVERKVTLGLDTAEYVEIIEGVSEGQQVII; encoded by the coding sequence ATGATAACAACCGTAATATTAGCAGGTTGTTCAAGCACAACTTCTGTTGAGGGAGATGAAGCTGAACCGACGGATGATTATGTGGCAGTAGAGGTATCTCAGGTTGAAATGAGAGGCCTTGCCAATGAAGCAACATTAAATGGGCGTGTATTTAGTGAAAATGAGGTGATGGTACTGCCTAGAACACCGGGTATTGTGGATTGTGTTAATGTGAAGCTAGGAGATTCAGTGCAAAAGGATCAAGTTCTTTTTGTATTAGAGCAAGACAGTAGTGTTTTATTAGGAATTGAACAAGCTGAAGAAGCAGTCAAATCAGCCACAAAGGGAACAGAGCAAGCAGCCCAAGGGATTGCATTAGCCGAGAATCAATACAAAATGGCTAAGGATCAATATGATGATGCCCAAGCGAACCTAGAAAGAATCAAAAGTCTATATGATGCAGGAGCTGTCCCTAAAACACAGCTAGATCAAGCAGAAATGGCTGCCGCCGATGGAAGTCTCGTGGCGGCAAGATCACAAATCACCCAGGCGGAGATTAGCTATCAGCAAACATTGGGACAGCTAAGACAGGCAGAAATCAGTGTAGATCAGGCGAGAACGAACTTAAATCATTTAGAAGTGAAAGCTCCAGCCAGTGGCATTATTTCAACACTTGATCTTAGAGTTGGACAAATGGTAACCAATGCCCAGCCAGTGGCAACCATTGTGGATGTCAATGCCCTATATATACAGTTTGAATTACCAGAAAATATGATCAACCAATTTAAAAGAGGTCAAGAGGTTGTTGTTTCAATTCCTGCTGCCAATGTGAGAGACGCAAAGGCAACGGTTGGACTAGTCAGCGCTGCGACGGACCAAAGAACCCAGCTTTATCCTGTTAGAATAGACTTAACTAAGTCTGGTGACCTAGTGAGACCGGGAAGTACAGGGGAAGTACAGGTAGCTACCAATCAAACAGGAAATGCATTGATTATTGAAAGTAGAGCCATCCTGAACCAGGACAATGAAACACTGGTTTATGTAGTGGAGAATGATCATGCCGTGGAGAGAAAGGTGACCCTAGGCTTAGATACCGCAGAGTATGTAGAAATTATTGAAGGAGTAAGCGAAGGACAACAAGTCATCATTTGA
- a CDS encoding efflux RND transporter permease subunit, translating into MLVDNAIVVLENIYRFRSEGDDLGVLDQISNDIKGIVESVEGTREASTSIGERMPEVQVTVDKVRAASYGLTTAQVANAVRGATDGVTATRYQTAGNEIDVVIRGTERVKESLTNLEQVNITTPMGALVPLGQVANVSVERGPVQINRENQVRTVSVSGQITGRDLRSVTDDIGTKLADYDMPEGYSYEFGGQEQELNDAIADLSLALGLAVILIYMILAAQFESLLHPFTIILSVPLAFAGGALGLFVTGRSLSVPAFIGVIILAGIVVNNAIVLADYINTLWLEGKDRAEAITIGEGAEIQAPMATVVIGGLLLSTVLTLVLIPVVYTIVDDFSIWIKRKIKKLDGEPAVD; encoded by the coding sequence ATGCTGGTGGATAACGCCATTGTTGTACTGGAAAATATCTACCGTTTCCGATCTGAAGGGGATGACCTAGGGGTATTAGATCAGATATCTAATGATATAAAAGGAATTGTGGAATCTGTGGAAGGAACCCGAGAAGCCTCCACAAGTATTGGAGAACGAATGCCAGAGGTACAGGTGACGGTAGATAAAGTTCGGGCCGCTAGCTACGGATTAACAACGGCACAGGTTGCCAATGCTGTTCGGGGGGCTACCGATGGTGTGACCGCCACACGCTACCAAACTGCAGGAAATGAAATTGATGTTGTCATTAGAGGAACTGAGCGTGTCAAAGAGAGTTTGACCAATTTAGAGCAGGTCAACATCACCACACCTATGGGGGCACTGGTTCCCCTAGGCCAGGTTGCCAATGTCTCTGTGGAAAGGGGACCAGTTCAAATCAACCGTGAAAATCAAGTGAGAACCGTCAGTGTCAGTGGGCAAATCACAGGGAGAGACCTGCGAAGTGTCACCGATGACATTGGAACAAAGCTTGCAGATTATGATATGCCTGAAGGATATAGCTATGAGTTTGGGGGACAGGAGCAAGAGCTAAATGATGCCATTGCTGATTTATCCTTAGCCCTTGGATTAGCAGTTATTTTAATCTATATGATTTTAGCAGCACAATTTGAATCATTGCTCCATCCCTTTACAATTATTCTATCGGTTCCATTAGCCTTTGCAGGGGGAGCCCTAGGACTATTTGTAACAGGCAGAAGCTTGAGTGTACCTGCATTCATAGGAGTAATCATATTGGCAGGAATCGTGGTTAACAATGCCATTGTACTGGCGGATTATATCAACACCCTGTGGCTTGAAGGTAAGGACAGAGCCGAAGCCATTACCATAGGAGAGGGCGCGGAGATTCAAGCACCTATGGCCACAGTTGTGATTGGTGGGTTACTGCTGTCTACCGTATTGACACTGGTATTAATTCCAGTGGTGTATACAATCGTTGATGATTTCTCAATCTGGATTAAGCGAAAAATTAAGAAGCTAGATGGAGAACCGGCAGTGGACTAG
- a CDS encoding alpha/beta fold hydrolase has product MPKVKINDVDIHYRVSGKGDQVLMILNGIMMSVASWMEMVPTYTRAGYKVINVDFRDQGESGSSPGGYSNEQHVEDLKGLLTHLEIKSCTVLGISYGGQVAMMLALAYPEMVRGLILANTMSRFTPYLRAIGAAWDEGAKLQDGETFFKLAMPLIYSDVFYERKEQWLQDRAREFGKAATAQWFQRYLRLSSSLEGYDISGKIHSIEVPTLVIASDKDVVTPYEELLMIHRKIKNSLFVMLPEAGHASCYEKMREFNVQVLGFLVMNQGMDG; this is encoded by the coding sequence ATGCCAAAGGTAAAGATAAACGATGTAGATATCCATTATCGGGTCTCTGGAAAAGGAGACCAAGTATTAATGATCTTAAATGGAATTATGATGAGTGTTGCCAGCTGGATGGAGATGGTACCCACCTATACAAGGGCGGGGTACAAAGTGATCAATGTGGATTTTAGAGACCAGGGAGAATCTGGATCCTCTCCTGGGGGTTACTCCAATGAACAGCATGTGGAGGACCTAAAGGGGTTATTAACCCATTTAGAAATTAAAAGCTGTACTGTACTGGGTATATCCTATGGCGGTCAGGTGGCCATGATGTTGGCCCTTGCGTATCCTGAAATGGTACGGGGACTTATTTTGGCCAATACCATGAGTCGATTCACTCCCTATCTAAGGGCAATCGGTGCTGCCTGGGATGAAGGTGCAAAACTTCAGGATGGAGAAACGTTCTTTAAATTGGCCATGCCTCTCATTTACTCAGATGTTTTTTATGAACGAAAAGAACAATGGCTTCAAGATAGGGCAAGGGAATTTGGGAAAGCGGCTACAGCCCAGTGGTTTCAAAGATATCTAAGGCTTTCAAGTAGTCTAGAGGGCTATGATATTAGTGGGAAAATCCACTCTATTGAGGTGCCTACTCTAGTCATTGCATCGGATAAGGATGTTGTCACCCCCTATGAGGAGCTGTTGATGATTCATAGAAAAATCAAAAACTCTTTATTTGTGATGCTACCAGAGGCCGGGCATGCCTCCTGCTATGAAAAAATGAGGGAATTCAACGTACAAGTTCTTGGTTTTTTAGTGATGAACCAAGGAATGGATGGATAA
- a CDS encoding response regulator, with protein sequence MPHKILIIDDQPRICSLLEEVFKKDYEVYLATEANKALEIIETAQPDLAIVDMNLGQESGVDLIEKMLEIKNDLLLVMLTGNYTPRHKERGAELGVKAFLEKPFDIIEMRSCIASILSNG encoded by the coding sequence TTGCCACATAAAATTCTAATCATTGATGACCAACCAAGAATATGCTCTTTGTTGGAGGAAGTTTTTAAAAAAGATTACGAAGTCTATCTAGCCACAGAGGCTAACAAAGCACTTGAGATCATAGAAACAGCCCAACCGGACTTGGCCATTGTGGATATGAACCTGGGACAAGAGAGCGGTGTGGATCTGATTGAAAAAATGCTAGAAATAAAAAATGACTTACTGCTTGTCATGCTCACGGGCAATTATACTCCTAGGCACAAAGAAAGGGGAGCAGAATTAGGGGTGAAGGCGTTTTTAGAAAAACCCTTCGATATCATAGAGATGAGGAGCTGTATTGCATCCATTTTATCTAACGGATAA
- a CDS encoding sodium-dependent transporter codes for MANLNNNTERDQWGSKVGFILAAAGSAVGLGNLWRFPVTAGQNGGGAFVLVYFAILILVGFTLMMAELVLGRHTQLNALGAYKKIRNNWAWVGGLGVLAGFLILSFYSVIGGWVINYMFKAITGAFTTSDPEFLGGMFGAFISNPVEPLFYHAIFMILTLGIVIGGVKGGIEKYAKILMPALFVMMVLTMLRSVTLPGAMEGIKFLLVPDFSMITGAVLLSALGQVFFSLSLGMGAMITYGSYLSKDANIPQSSFIIPLVDTGIALLAGLAILPAVFSFGFDPAEGPGLLFVTLPAVFSQMPLGGLFGFVFFLLVLFAALTSSISLLEVCVAYVVDEWNMTRKKATIGLAAVIFLLGIPSSLGIGVWSHISPFRGLDILDSVDFIASNVLMPVGGFLLCIFIGWVWGLENAIKEATNEGTIPFKLAGFWSFMIKWVAPIAIAVVFVQGILS; via the coding sequence ATGGCAAACTTGAATAACAACACAGAAAGAGACCAATGGGGTTCAAAGGTTGGATTTATACTGGCGGCGGCAGGATCTGCTGTTGGACTTGGTAACTTATGGCGATTCCCTGTTACAGCTGGACAAAACGGTGGGGGTGCCTTTGTACTTGTTTATTTCGCAATTTTAATTTTAGTTGGTTTTACTTTAATGATGGCAGAGTTAGTACTGGGTAGACATACGCAATTAAATGCACTTGGTGCCTATAAAAAAATTCGTAATAACTGGGCTTGGGTTGGAGGACTAGGTGTCCTAGCTGGATTTTTAATCCTTTCCTTCTACAGCGTTATCGGTGGTTGGGTAATCAACTATATGTTCAAGGCTATCACCGGCGCTTTTACAACAAGTGACCCAGAATTTCTCGGTGGCATGTTTGGTGCCTTTATCTCCAATCCTGTTGAACCACTATTTTATCATGCAATCTTTATGATTCTTACCTTAGGTATTGTTATTGGTGGCGTTAAGGGTGGTATCGAAAAATATGCTAAAATTCTAATGCCAGCGTTATTTGTCATGATGGTATTAACCATGCTTCGATCAGTTACACTACCAGGAGCCATGGAAGGAATTAAGTTCCTATTAGTTCCAGACTTCTCTATGATTACTGGAGCCGTGCTTTTATCAGCCCTTGGACAGGTATTCTTCTCCCTCAGTTTAGGTATGGGGGCAATGATCACCTACGGAAGCTACTTAAGCAAGGATGCAAACATCCCTCAAAGTTCTTTCATTATTCCATTAGTTGATACTGGTATTGCTTTATTAGCTGGTTTAGCTATACTACCAGCGGTATTTTCCTTCGGGTTTGACCCAGCAGAGGGACCTGGATTATTATTTGTTACATTACCAGCAGTATTTTCTCAAATGCCTTTAGGAGGTTTATTTGGATTTGTTTTCTTCCTACTTGTATTGTTTGCTGCTCTAACTTCTTCTATCTCATTATTAGAAGTGTGCGTAGCCTATGTAGTAGACGAGTGGAATATGACTCGTAAAAAAGCAACAATCGGTTTAGCTGCTGTCATCTTCTTATTAGGAATTCCTTCTTCCTTAGGAATTGGCGTTTGGAGTCACATTAGTCCCTTCAGAGGATTAGACATTCTAGACTCCGTTGACTTTATCGCAAGTAATGTATTAATGCCTGTTGGTGGATTCTTACTTTGTATCTTCATCGGTTGGGTTTGGGGCTTAGAAAATGCCATCAAAGAAGCAACTAACGAAGGTACCATTCCATTTAAGCTTGCAGGATTCTGGTCCTTCATGATTAAGTGGGTTGCACCAATTGCCATTGCAGTTGTATTTGTTCAAGGAATTTTATCTTAA
- the glpX gene encoding class II fructose-bisphosphatase, producing MDRNLALELVRVTETAALASASYMGRGDKIGADQAAVDGMRRAFNSISIRGTVVIGEGDLDEAPMLYIGETVGCGDETEIEVDIAVDPLEGTTLIAKGLPNAIAVLAIAPKGTLLHAPDMYMRKIAVGPRAKGVINIAAPTSENLHAIAKALDKKIEDLTVTVQDRPRHEKLIEEIREAGARIKLFGDGDVATAIATGFEETGVDVLMGIGGAPEGVIAAVALKCLGGDMQAILNPMSPEEETRCREMGLSQDDVKKVLTLDDLVSSEDCFFAATGITQGDLLQGVVYKGNNRASTHSVVMRGKTGTVRFVEALHRLDKNETLTDVLKKHQR from the coding sequence ATGGATCGTAATTTAGCATTGGAATTAGTACGTGTAACAGAAACCGCAGCATTGGCTTCCGCCAGTTATATGGGAAGAGGGGACAAGATAGGTGCTGATCAGGCCGCGGTAGATGGCATGAGAAGAGCCTTTAATAGTATTTCTATACGAGGAACTGTGGTTATTGGTGAAGGGGATTTAGATGAAGCGCCGATGTTATATATTGGAGAAACCGTGGGATGCGGAGATGAAACGGAAATAGAAGTGGATATTGCAGTGGATCCCCTAGAGGGAACGACTTTGATTGCCAAGGGACTACCTAATGCCATTGCAGTTCTTGCCATCGCACCAAAGGGAACACTCCTTCATGCGCCGGACATGTACATGAGAAAAATTGCTGTAGGACCAAGGGCAAAGGGTGTCATTAACATCGCAGCCCCAACAAGTGAAAATTTACATGCCATTGCCAAGGCATTAGATAAAAAAATTGAAGACTTAACGGTTACTGTTCAGGATAGACCAAGGCATGAAAAACTGATTGAAGAAATTAGAGAAGCTGGAGCAAGAATTAAGCTCTTTGGAGATGGCGATGTGGCCACGGCCATTGCCACGGGCTTTGAGGAAACCGGTGTGGACGTTCTGATGGGAATTGGTGGTGCTCCAGAAGGGGTGATTGCAGCCGTTGCATTGAAGTGTCTTGGGGGAGATATGCAGGCAATCCTGAATCCCATGAGTCCGGAGGAAGAGACTAGATGTCGGGAGATGGGTTTATCCCAGGACGATGTGAAAAAGGTGTTAACATTAGATGATTTGGTCAGCAGTGAGGATTGTTTCTTTGCAGCCACAGGGATCACCCAGGGAGATTTACTGCAGGGAGTTGTCTACAAAGGGAATAACCGTGCTTCTACCCATTCTGTTGTCATGAGGGGAAAAACCGGAACGGTTCGATTTGTAGAAGCACTACATCGTTTAGATAAAAATGAGACATTAACGGATGTATTAAAGAAGCACCAACGGTAA
- a CDS encoding TetR/AcrR family transcriptional regulator, protein MKDKREIGKEEIIQAAMTVFDKHGFHETKMKDIATEAGIGKGTLYEYFESKKELFRQMIIYKLNSYIEGIEKVIAHEGTTREKLMGFAAYHGGFMHEHHSKAEMIFLKSDSLPEEFKQWMVAGRNQIFRLMLSLIEEGMNRGELRKDLNKEIATAVIFGGIKEYYLDKIYCVGTKPGLAHDIENRLQSDY, encoded by the coding sequence ATGAAGGATAAACGAGAAATCGGGAAGGAAGAAATCATCCAAGCAGCCATGACTGTTTTTGATAAACATGGATTCCATGAAACTAAGATGAAGGACATTGCTACTGAGGCGGGAATTGGTAAAGGAACCCTGTATGAATACTTTGAAAGTAAGAAAGAGTTATTTCGACAAATGATTATCTACAAATTAAATAGTTATATAGAAGGGATCGAAAAGGTCATTGCCCATGAAGGAACCACAAGAGAAAAACTTATGGGCTTTGCAGCCTACCATGGAGGATTTATGCATGAGCATCATAGCAAGGCAGAAATGATTTTCTTGAAATCCGATTCCTTGCCGGAAGAGTTTAAACAGTGGATGGTAGCAGGTCGAAATCAGATATTTCGATTGATGCTTTCGTTGATAGAGGAAGGAATGAATAGAGGAGAGCTCAGGAAAGATTTAAATAAGGAAATAGCAACAGCTGTAATTTTTGGAGGAATAAAAGAGTACTATTTAGACAAAATTTATTGTGTGGGGACAAAACCAGGCCTAGCCCATGATATTGAGAATAGACTACAAAGCGATTATTGA
- the fsa gene encoding fructose-6-phosphate aldolase: MKLFIDTANIEEIKEVAQWGILSGVTTNPSLIAKEGRDFKQVIAEITAIVEGPISAEVVSLQAEEMLKEAQDLVAIHPNVVIKVPMTAEGLKAVKGFSEQGIKTNVTLVFSANQALLAARAGASFVSPFVGRLDDIGQEGSELVRQIIEIYDIHGIETEIIAASIRHTQHLTDAALAGAHIATVPYKVLKQSLLHPLTDQGIEKFLKDWEGLVK, from the coding sequence ATGAAGTTATTTATTGATACAGCCAACATTGAAGAAATTAAAGAAGTGGCCCAGTGGGGTATTTTAAGTGGGGTCACAACAAATCCTTCATTAATTGCGAAGGAAGGACGGGATTTTAAGCAGGTTATTGCGGAAATCACAGCCATCGTAGAGGGACCCATTAGTGCAGAGGTTGTGAGTCTTCAGGCTGAAGAAATGCTTAAAGAAGCCCAAGACCTGGTTGCCATTCATCCAAATGTTGTCATTAAGGTACCCATGACAGCCGAGGGTCTCAAGGCAGTAAAAGGTTTTTCGGAGCAGGGCATTAAAACAAATGTGACCTTAGTATTTTCGGCCAATCAAGCACTGCTGGCAGCCAGAGCCGGTGCTAGCTTTGTCAGTCCCTTTGTGGGGCGACTAGATGACATTGGACAGGAAGGCAGTGAATTGGTGAGACAGATCATCGAGATCTATGACATCCATGGGATTGAGACAGAAATCATTGCAGCCAGCATTCGGCACACACAGCACCTAACAGACGCAGCCTTGGCTGGGGCCCATATTGCCACCGTCCCCTACAAAGTCCTAAAGCAAAGTCTACTACATCCCTTAACGGATCAAGGCATTGAAAAATTTCTAAAGGACTGGGAGGGTCTCGTGAAATAA
- the kce gene encoding 3-keto-5-aminohexanoate cleavage enzyme, whose amino-acid sequence MEKLIITAALTGAEVTREQQPNLPLTPDEIAQAAYECYEAGASIVHVHARDEEGKPTQSYEVYEEIKQKIQAKCDIIFQPSTGGAVWHTPEERLQPVELKPEMATLSCGTCNFGPDVFMNSQEYIEKFAKRMMELGVKPEIEIFERGMIENAKGLVKKGLAKTPLHFDFVLGVPGAAPGTVEDLLYMVRCIPEGSTWTVAGIGRAELPLATMAMIMGGHVRVGFEDNVYYGKGELAESNAQLVARILRIAKELGREIATPEEARHILGLK is encoded by the coding sequence ATGGAAAAACTGATTATTACGGCTGCCCTAACCGGTGCTGAAGTCACCCGGGAACAACAGCCAAATTTACCACTGACACCAGATGAAATTGCACAGGCAGCCTATGAGTGCTATGAAGCTGGGGCATCGATTGTTCACGTACATGCCAGGGATGAAGAGGGAAAACCCACACAATCCTATGAGGTTTATGAAGAAATTAAGCAGAAAATACAAGCAAAATGTGATATCATTTTTCAGCCCTCCACAGGAGGGGCAGTGTGGCATACCCCTGAGGAGCGCTTGCAGCCAGTGGAGCTTAAGCCTGAGATGGCAACCCTAAGTTGTGGGACCTGTAACTTTGGACCCGATGTATTTATGAATTCCCAGGAATATATTGAAAAGTTTGCAAAACGCATGATGGAGTTAGGAGTTAAGCCAGAGATTGAAATTTTTGAAAGAGGGATGATTGAAAATGCCAAAGGGCTGGTTAAGAAGGGTTTAGCCAAGACACCATTGCATTTTGATTTTGTTCTAGGTGTCCCAGGAGCAGCCCCTGGTACGGTGGAGGATCTCCTTTATATGGTGAGATGCATACCGGAGGGATCCACATGGACCGTGGCTGGCATTGGCCGTGCTGAGCTGCCATTGGCAACAATGGCAATGATCATGGGTGGCCATGTTCGGGTGGGCTTCGAGGATAATGTGTACTATGGAAAAGGGGAGCTGGCTGAATCCAATGCCCAATTGGTGGCACGGATCCTTAGAATTGCAAAGGAATTGGGCAGAGAGATCGCTACACCAGAGGAAGCAAGACATATATTGGGACTTAAATAG
- a CDS encoding efflux RND transporter permease subunit — protein sequence MNLSALAVKRPVAIVMMVLVIVLLGTVSLTRLPLDLLPDIEVPVAIVSTSYSGVGPEEMENLIFEPL from the coding sequence GTGAATTTATCAGCTCTAGCAGTTAAAAGACCCGTCGCCATTGTGATGATGGTCCTAGTTATTGTGCTATTGGGAACCGTTTCCTTAACTCGACTGCCCTTGGATTTATTACCAGATATAGAAGTGCCAGTTGCAATCGTATCGACTTCCTATTCCGGGGTAGGACCTGAGGAAATGGAAAATCTAATATTCGAACCACTTTAA
- the kal gene encoding 3-aminobutyryl-CoA ammonia lyase, translating to MKAMIRMRMSMHDAHYGGNLVDGAKMLQLFGDVATELLIRHDGDEGLFVGYDQVEFTAPVYAGDYIEAVGEIVKVGNTSRKMVFEARKVIVPRYDINESACDVLEEPIVVCKASGTCVVTRDKKRLKRE from the coding sequence ATGAAAGCAATGATTCGTATGAGAATGAGTATGCATGATGCACATTATGGAGGTAATTTAGTGGATGGGGCAAAGATGCTTCAATTATTTGGGGATGTGGCCACAGAGCTATTGATCCGTCATGATGGAGATGAAGGTCTTTTTGTAGGCTATGACCAGGTGGAATTTACAGCGCCTGTTTATGCCGGGGACTATATTGAAGCTGTGGGTGAGATTGTTAAGGTGGGAAACACCTCTCGGAAGATGGTTTTTGAAGCAAGAAAGGTGATTGTTCCCCGTTACGACATTAATGAATCAGCCTGTGACGTATTGGAGGAGCCTATTGTTGTGTGTAAGGCCTCTGGTACTTGCGTTGTCACAAGGGATAAAAAGAGATTGAAGCGGGAGTAG